The following proteins are co-located in the Spirosoma montaniterrae genome:
- a CDS encoding ABC-F family ATP-binding cassette domain-containing protein codes for MITVQNVSLRYGKRVLFDDVNIKFTSGNCYGVIGANGAGKSTFLKILSGEIEPQTGTVSISPGERMSALNQNQSAYDEFPVLQTVIMGNQRLYDIMQEKDLLYAKADFTDADGERAAELEAEFAEMNGWDAESDAAALLSGLGIKEDQHYAQMADLNGSEKVRVLLAQALFGNPDILLLDEPTNNLDVESSLWLENFLANFDNTVIVVSHDRHFLDQVCTQIVDVDFAKVKLFAGNYSFWYESSQLALKQRQDQNKKTEDKRKELEEFIRRFSANASKSKQATSRAKLLEKLTIEDIQPSSRKYPYVNFKPEREPGDQILSVENLTYTAEDGTKLFDNLSFTVNRNDKIFFYSRDGLAVSALFDILAGERKADSGTFRWGVTITMSYFPTDAEKDKFFQTDLNLVDWLRQYSVEKDESFIRGFLGRMLFSGEESLKKASVLSGGEKVRCMLSRMMLSGANVLILDEPTNHLDLESIESLNNGLIDFKGPVLFTSHDHQFAQTVANRVIEITPAGILDKLMTYDEFIADARVKQQREELYAVA; via the coding sequence ATGATTACGGTACAAAACGTCTCGCTCCGCTATGGTAAGCGGGTATTGTTCGATGACGTCAATATAAAATTTACGTCGGGCAATTGCTATGGCGTTATTGGGGCTAACGGAGCCGGTAAATCAACGTTCCTGAAAATTCTGTCGGGTGAAATTGAGCCGCAAACGGGTACTGTCAGCATCAGCCCCGGCGAACGGATGTCGGCGCTAAATCAGAACCAATCGGCTTACGATGAATTTCCGGTACTGCAAACGGTGATTATGGGCAACCAACGCCTGTATGACATCATGCAGGAAAAAGACCTGCTTTACGCTAAAGCCGACTTTACCGATGCCGATGGCGAACGGGCAGCCGAACTCGAAGCCGAATTCGCCGAAATGAACGGCTGGGACGCCGAGTCGGACGCGGCTGCGCTGCTATCGGGTCTGGGCATCAAAGAAGATCAGCACTACGCTCAGATGGCCGACCTCAACGGCTCCGAAAAAGTACGCGTACTGCTGGCGCAGGCTCTGTTTGGCAACCCCGACATTCTGCTGCTCGACGAGCCAACCAACAACCTCGACGTGGAGTCGAGTCTTTGGCTTGAGAATTTCTTAGCCAATTTCGACAACACTGTGATCGTGGTCTCGCACGACCGGCACTTCTTAGATCAGGTTTGTACGCAAATTGTAGACGTTGACTTTGCGAAAGTGAAGCTCTTTGCCGGGAACTACTCGTTCTGGTACGAATCGAGTCAATTGGCCCTGAAACAACGGCAGGATCAGAACAAGAAAACCGAAGATAAGCGGAAAGAACTGGAAGAGTTTATCCGCCGGTTCTCGGCCAACGCGTCGAAGTCGAAACAGGCTACGAGCCGGGCCAAGTTGCTCGAAAAACTGACGATTGAAGATATTCAACCCTCGTCGCGGAAATATCCATACGTCAATTTTAAGCCCGAACGTGAACCCGGCGATCAGATTCTGAGTGTCGAAAACCTGACCTACACGGCAGAAGACGGCACGAAACTGTTTGATAACCTGTCGTTTACAGTAAACAGGAACGATAAGATTTTCTTCTACAGCCGCGACGGACTGGCCGTGTCGGCATTATTCGATATTCTGGCGGGCGAGCGCAAAGCTGATTCGGGTACGTTCCGCTGGGGCGTTACCATTACCATGTCGTACTTCCCGACCGATGCGGAAAAAGATAAATTCTTCCAGACCGACCTCAACTTAGTCGACTGGCTGCGGCAATATTCGGTAGAAAAAGACGAGAGTTTCATCCGGGGTTTTCTGGGCCGGATGCTGTTTTCGGGCGAGGAGTCGCTGAAGAAAGCGAGCGTACTGAGCGGGGGCGAAAAAGTGCGCTGTATGCTGAGCAGAATGATGCTGTCGGGAGCAAACGTATTGATCCTTGATGAGCCAACCAACCACCTCGACCTTGAATCCATCGAATCGCTCAACAATGGCCTGATCGACTTCAAAGGTCCTGTGTTGTTCACCAGCCACGACCATCAGTTTGCTCAGACCGTTGCCAATCGCGTGATTGAAATTACCCCGGCGGGCATCCTCGACAAACTGATGACCTACGACGAATTCATTGCCGACGCTCGTGTGAAACAGCAACGTGAGGAGTTGTATGCGGTTGCCTGA
- a CDS encoding DUF2461 domain-containing protein, translating into MLQPTTLRFLTDLKANNEKPWFDANRRTYEAARADVVQLTTTLIDGLNASDPDIAGASLQPKKCIFRINRDVRFSANKSPYKTNFGAWFSKGSKHVNAAGYYLNIEPGGSFVAGGLYMPDAPLLAAIRQEIDYTVDEFNQILTAPTFTAYYDGLNRDDVLQRPPKGYAADNPAIEYLKLKSFTAWHRLPDDALTQPNLAQHVLAAFAALQPLVTYLNRAVS; encoded by the coding sequence ATGCTCCAGCCGACAACACTCCGGTTCCTGACCGACCTCAAAGCCAATAACGAAAAGCCGTGGTTCGATGCCAACCGGCGCACGTATGAAGCCGCCCGCGCCGACGTTGTGCAGCTTACAACGACGCTAATCGACGGCCTCAACGCCAGCGACCCCGACATTGCGGGGGCATCGTTACAACCGAAAAAGTGTATCTTCCGCATCAACCGCGACGTGCGTTTTTCGGCCAACAAATCGCCCTATAAAACCAATTTTGGCGCGTGGTTCAGCAAAGGCAGCAAACACGTAAATGCTGCCGGATATTACCTGAACATTGAACCGGGCGGTAGTTTTGTGGCCGGTGGTTTGTATATGCCCGACGCGCCCCTGCTGGCGGCTATTCGGCAGGAAATCGATTACACAGTTGACGAATTCAATCAAATTCTGACAGCACCAACGTTCACTGCTTATTACGATGGGCTGAACCGCGACGACGTGCTACAACGCCCGCCCAAAGGTTACGCGGCTGATAATCCGGCCATCGAATACCTTAAATTAAAAAGCTTTACGGCCTGGCACCGCCTGCCCGACGACGCCCTGACCCAACCCAATCTGGCTCAACACGTACTGGCAGCCTTCGCAGCCCTACAACCGTTAGTGACCTATCTGAACCGGGCCGTTTCATGA
- a CDS encoding S10 family peptidase, with amino-acid sequence MKTSFLTLCLLCVFAGWVFAQRPEQPVISGNAPDPDLSITKHTITLNGEKINYTATAGYLPQRDETGKVKGNIFFVAYTRDGVLNPATRPITYTYNGGPGSASVWLHMGALGPKRILMGDDGRMLAPPYTVADNEFTWLAFTDLVFIDPVMTGYSRPAEGIDKKEFTGYTEDIQSVGDFIRLYTTRYDRWASPKFLSGESYGTTRSAGLSGYLQDRHGLFLNGIVLISAVLDFATGDFFISGNELPYSLFLPTYAAMAWYHKQVPAYSDLKTLLAEVEKYAIGDYTLALMKGDRLTPAERQTVAAQLSKFTGLSTDYLQRCNLRIRDDRFTKELLRKQGKTVGRLDGRFIASDYDRAGETYEFDPSYNATIYGPFTTAVNDHLHRVLKVKNDLPYEILTGRVRPWSYANVQNQFLNTAETLRQAMTKNPYLKVHVCNGYYDMATPYFATDYTFAHMMLDPALKANVTQSFYEAGHMMYIDKPALIQMTRVIADFYKSAGR; translated from the coding sequence ATGAAAACATCATTCCTCACCCTTTGCCTGCTGTGTGTTTTTGCTGGCTGGGTCTTCGCCCAGAGACCCGAACAACCCGTTATTTCCGGTAATGCGCCCGACCCAGACCTGTCGATAACGAAACACACCATTACCCTGAATGGGGAAAAGATTAACTACACGGCCACAGCGGGCTACCTGCCTCAACGTGATGAAACGGGCAAAGTGAAAGGCAATATTTTCTTTGTTGCCTACACCCGCGATGGCGTTCTGAACCCCGCCACGCGCCCCATTACATATACCTACAACGGCGGGCCAGGGTCGGCTTCGGTGTGGTTGCACATGGGCGCGCTCGGACCCAAACGCATTCTGATGGGCGACGATGGCCGGATGCTGGCTCCGCCGTATACCGTTGCCGACAACGAGTTTACGTGGCTGGCCTTTACCGATTTAGTGTTCATCGACCCCGTTATGACCGGCTATAGCCGCCCGGCAGAAGGCATCGATAAAAAAGAATTTACGGGCTATACAGAAGATATTCAGTCAGTTGGCGATTTTATACGGCTCTACACTACCCGCTACGACCGATGGGCGTCGCCCAAATTCTTATCGGGCGAAAGTTACGGCACCACGCGCTCGGCGGGGCTATCGGGGTATTTGCAGGACCGGCACGGACTGTTTCTGAATGGGATTGTGCTGATCTCGGCGGTACTCGATTTCGCTACCGGCGACTTTTTTATCAGCGGCAACGAACTGCCCTATAGCCTGTTTCTGCCCACTTATGCAGCGATGGCCTGGTATCACAAACAGGTGCCTGCCTACAGCGACCTCAAAACGCTACTGGCCGAGGTCGAAAAATACGCCATAGGCGACTACACACTCGCGCTGATGAAAGGCGACCGCCTGACCCCCGCCGAACGGCAAACCGTGGCCGCCCAATTGAGCAAGTTTACGGGCCTTTCGACCGATTATCTGCAACGCTGCAATCTGCGCATCCGCGACGACCGCTTTACGAAAGAGTTGCTCCGTAAACAAGGCAAAACCGTAGGTCGGCTCGATGGTCGATTTATCGCTTCCGACTACGACCGGGCAGGCGAAACCTACGAGTTCGACCCCAGCTACAACGCCACGATCTACGGCCCATTTACCACCGCCGTCAACGACCACCTGCACCGGGTACTGAAAGTAAAAAACGACCTGCCTTACGAAATCCTGACCGGGCGGGTGCGGCCCTGGAGCTACGCCAACGTACAGAACCAGTTCCTGAACACCGCCGAAACGCTGCGGCAGGCCATGACCAAGAACCCGTATCTGAAAGTTCACGTCTGTAACGGCTATTATGACATGGCAACACCCTACTTCGCTACCGACTATACCTTCGCGCACATGATGCTCGACCCAGCCCTGAAAGCGAACGTTACGCAGTCGTTCTACGAGGCCGGCCACATGATGTATATCGACAAACCCGCACTGATACAGATGACCCGCGTGATTGCCGATTTTTATAAGTCAGCCGGTAGGTAG
- a CDS encoding PLP-dependent aminotransferase family protein: protein MLPYATLLTVDKTTATPVFVQISDQLHQLIQAGTLSAGQRLPGTRQLANLLGVNRQTIVAAYDEGLVQGWLESRSGSGTFVAMHLPEVKPQPLAETETAINQQPGYTVETHPALHRPLLINSGGLTLDDGFPDVRLAPMAELARAYRSYFRWGNPQQHFGYADTKGHPLLREQLSRHLNETRGLQTTPDNVLVGRGSIMGLYLTCQTLLRPCDVAVTGETTWAGATMNIRQTGATLLTVAVDEHGLDVEALAALCARQTVRLVYVTPHHHYPTTVTLRADRRVRLLQLAEQYGFAILEDDYDYDFHYLSRPILPLASADRNGMVVYVGSLTKSVAPAFRVGYVVAPTALIDELARLRRIIDRQGDQILEFAVAQLFKDGDMKRHFRKALRTYHARRNYFCNLLSTELSDRLTFQKPDGGMAVWAQFDPNIDMPKMVERAGQAGLFLSSGLTHNPPGRQLNGTRLGFASSTEQELEQAVAVLKRVLYPTPTPPR, encoded by the coding sequence ATGCTTCCTTACGCCACGCTTCTGACCGTCGACAAAACAACGGCTACACCCGTGTTTGTGCAGATCAGTGATCAACTGCATCAGTTGATTCAGGCCGGTACGCTATCGGCGGGGCAGCGGTTACCGGGTACGCGCCAGTTGGCTAACTTATTGGGCGTAAACCGGCAAACTATTGTCGCTGCTTACGACGAAGGACTGGTACAGGGCTGGCTCGAAAGTCGGTCGGGGAGTGGGACGTTTGTGGCAATGCACCTGCCGGAGGTAAAACCGCAACCGTTGGCGGAAACGGAAACAGCCATTAATCAACAACCCGGCTATACAGTCGAAACCCACCCCGCGCTGCACCGGCCATTGCTGATAAACTCCGGCGGGCTGACGTTAGATGATGGCTTTCCTGACGTTCGGCTGGCACCGATGGCCGAGTTGGCGCGTGCCTACCGGTCCTATTTCCGGTGGGGTAATCCGCAACAGCATTTTGGTTATGCCGATACGAAAGGCCACCCGCTCCTGCGCGAACAACTGTCGCGGCACCTCAACGAAACACGCGGGCTGCAAACCACACCCGATAATGTGCTGGTGGGGCGGGGGAGTATTATGGGGCTTTATCTGACCTGCCAAACGCTGTTGCGCCCCTGCGACGTGGCCGTAACGGGCGAAACCACTTGGGCCGGAGCCACTATGAACATTCGGCAGACTGGAGCCACGCTGCTGACCGTGGCAGTCGATGAACACGGGCTGGACGTAGAAGCGTTGGCTGCGTTGTGTGCGCGTCAGACTGTGCGGCTGGTGTATGTAACGCCCCACCATCATTACCCCACCACCGTTACGCTGCGGGCCGACCGACGCGTTCGGTTGTTGCAACTGGCTGAACAATACGGCTTTGCAATTCTGGAGGATGACTATGATTATGATTTTCACTACCTGAGCCGCCCCATTCTGCCACTGGCAAGTGCCGACCGAAACGGCATGGTGGTGTATGTGGGGTCGCTCACGAAGTCGGTGGCACCGGCCTTTCGGGTGGGGTATGTGGTAGCACCCACGGCTCTGATCGATGAACTGGCCCGGCTTCGGCGCATCATCGACCGGCAGGGCGACCAGATTCTTGAATTTGCCGTTGCGCAACTGTTTAAGGATGGCGACATGAAACGCCATTTCCGGAAAGCACTGCGCACCTACCATGCCCGGCGCAATTATTTCTGCAACCTGCTCTCTACCGAACTATCTGACAGGCTGACATTCCAGAAACCCGACGGTGGCATGGCCGTATGGGCGCAGTTCGACCCGAACATCGATATGCCGAAAATGGTCGAACGAGCCGGTCAGGCCGGGTTGTTTCTGTCATCGGGCCTGACCCACAACCCACCGGGTCGCCAACTTAATGGCACGCGGCTTGGTTTCGCATCGAGCACAGAACAGGAGTTGGAACAGGCCGTGGCTGTGCTGAAACGGGTGCTTTACCCCACCCCAACCCCTCCCCGTTAG
- a CDS encoding glycoside hydrolase family 97 protein, translating into MKGIFLTALFCLGAFAVQAQSLHYASSPDKRIRLTVQTDAAGELTYALTFQNQAVIAPSSLGFVFSRPAVTLNRFAVVSVDSAKADETWKPVWGEVAQIRNQYTELAVRVADKAGSNVQMVVRFRVFNDGLGFRYEFPEQPHLKHFVVADENTQFRLTADHTTFWIPGDYDTNEYLYNTTKFSEIDPLPAAAKEKDIALQSLIGPDAVQSPLLMKTTNGLYISIFEAALLNYPVMHLRLDKARLTFRSQLVPDAVGNKAYLQTPAKTPWRTVLVSNKATDLLASKLILNLNEPSRIADPSWIKPQKFVGMWWEMHVGKADWPLASGKHGANTTNVKRYIDFAAQYGFDGVLVEGWNVGWEDWFGNWKEDVFDFVTPYPDYDIDALTAYAKQKGVRLIMHHETSGAVTNYERRMDDAYRYMVSKNINTVKTGYVGRIIPRGEHHDGQWMNKHYERVAEKAAQYKLMVASHESSRPTGLHRTYPNWLASEAARGSEFNNAPTLGINPEHTTILPFTRLLGGPMDFTPGLFRLRLNQFDSTRRQRVQTTLAKQLALFVTIYSPLQMAADLPENYLKYMDAFQFIRDVPVDWDDTQYIAAEPGDYVAVARRGKGSDDWFLGAITDENARVLPIPLTFLNTGDTYKATIYRDADNAGWDTNPEAYKIDKQRVTRKSVLNLKLTKGGGCAIRFKKVKSEK; encoded by the coding sequence ATGAAAGGCATTTTCCTGACCGCTCTGTTTTGTCTTGGCGCGTTTGCCGTGCAGGCGCAATCGCTCCACTACGCATCATCGCCCGATAAGCGCATTCGGCTGACTGTGCAAACCGATGCGGCTGGGGAGTTGACCTACGCGCTGACGTTTCAGAATCAAGCGGTTATTGCACCGTCGTCGTTAGGCTTTGTCTTCAGCAGACCCGCCGTTACGTTGAACCGATTCGCGGTCGTTTCGGTCGATTCCGCGAAGGCTGATGAAACCTGGAAACCCGTCTGGGGCGAGGTCGCGCAGATTCGCAATCAATACACCGAATTGGCCGTGCGCGTGGCTGACAAAGCTGGCTCGAACGTGCAGATGGTGGTGCGGTTCCGGGTGTTCAACGACGGGCTGGGTTTCCGCTACGAATTTCCCGAACAGCCGCATCTGAAACATTTTGTGGTAGCCGATGAAAACACGCAGTTCCGGCTCACTGCCGACCACACTACGTTCTGGATTCCGGGCGATTACGACACCAACGAATACCTCTACAACACCACCAAATTCAGCGAAATCGACCCGCTTCCGGCAGCGGCAAAAGAAAAAGATATTGCCCTGCAATCGCTCATCGGCCCTGATGCCGTGCAATCGCCGTTGTTGATGAAAACGACCAACGGATTGTATATCAGCATTTTTGAAGCTGCTTTGCTGAACTACCCGGTTATGCACCTGCGGCTCGATAAAGCCCGGCTTACGTTCCGGTCGCAGTTGGTGCCCGATGCGGTGGGTAATAAAGCGTATCTGCAAACGCCAGCAAAAACGCCCTGGCGCACGGTATTGGTGAGCAACAAAGCGACCGATTTGCTGGCGTCGAAACTGATTCTGAATCTAAACGAGCCGAGCCGCATTGCCGATCCATCGTGGATTAAACCGCAGAAATTTGTGGGGATGTGGTGGGAGATGCATGTCGGCAAAGCCGATTGGCCGCTGGCGAGTGGTAAACACGGAGCCAATACCACCAACGTAAAACGCTACATAGACTTTGCCGCGCAATACGGCTTCGACGGGGTGCTGGTCGAAGGCTGGAATGTAGGGTGGGAAGACTGGTTTGGAAACTGGAAAGAAGATGTGTTTGATTTTGTAACACCGTATCCAGACTACGACATCGACGCGCTGACAGCCTACGCCAAACAGAAAGGCGTTCGACTGATTATGCACCACGAAACGTCCGGCGCAGTCACGAACTATGAACGGCGCATGGACGATGCGTACCGGTACATGGTCAGCAAAAACATCAACACTGTGAAAACGGGCTATGTAGGCCGCATTATTCCGCGTGGCGAACACCACGACGGGCAGTGGATGAACAAACATTACGAACGCGTGGCCGAGAAAGCTGCACAGTACAAACTCATGGTCGCTTCGCACGAGTCGAGCCGCCCAACGGGCCTGCACCGAACGTATCCGAACTGGCTGGCGAGCGAGGCCGCGCGGGGCAGCGAGTTCAACAACGCCCCCACGTTGGGCATCAACCCCGAACACACCACTATTCTGCCCTTTACGCGCCTGCTCGGTGGGCCGATGGACTTTACCCCCGGCCTGTTTCGGCTGCGGCTCAATCAGTTCGATAGTACTCGCAGGCAGCGCGTTCAGACCACACTGGCAAAGCAGTTGGCCCTGTTCGTAACAATCTACAGCCCGCTGCAAATGGCCGCCGACCTGCCCGAAAATTACCTGAAGTATATGGACGCGTTCCAGTTTATCCGCGACGTGCCGGTTGATTGGGACGATACGCAGTACATTGCCGCCGAGCCGGGCGATTACGTGGCCGTAGCTCGTCGGGGCAAAGGTTCCGACGACTGGTTTCTGGGGGCCATCACCGATGAAAATGCCCGTGTTTTGCCCATTCCGCTCACGTTTCTGAATACAGGAGATACCTACAAAGCTACCATTTACCGTGATGCTGACAATGCGGGTTGGGATACAAATCCCGAAGCGTATAAAATTGACAAACAGCGCGTTACCCGTAAGTCAGTATTGAATTTGAAGCTGACAAAAGGGGGCGGCTGCGCGATTCGGTTTAAAAAAGTTAAAAGTGAAAAATGA
- a CDS encoding pyridoxamine 5'-phosphate oxidase family protein translates to MTSNRTTPSRLAKRASYETDTINAILDEALFCTVSYVQDNQPMAIPTAFARNGDKLYIHGSVGSHFIRSIEDGAPVCITVMLADGLVLAKSAFHHSVNYRSVVIFANAEKVTDDAERMNVLALITDHLIPGRWNDLRPTTDSELRKTTVLAFSLAEASAKIRTGGPNDDPEDAHLPTWSGVVPLHTVRGTPIPREGGEHVSLPNYLP, encoded by the coding sequence ATGACCAGCAACCGCACAACACCCAGCCGGCTTGCCAAACGCGCCAGCTACGAAACCGACACCATCAACGCCATTTTAGACGAAGCCCTATTCTGCACGGTTAGTTATGTGCAAGATAATCAGCCGATGGCAATACCAACCGCTTTTGCCCGAAACGGCGATAAGCTGTACATTCACGGCTCGGTGGGTAGCCACTTTATCCGCAGTATAGAAGATGGTGCGCCCGTCTGCATCACGGTCATGCTGGCCGATGGGCTGGTACTGGCAAAATCGGCTTTTCATCACTCGGTTAATTATCGCTCTGTTGTGATTTTCGCCAACGCCGAAAAAGTGACCGACGATGCCGAACGAATGAACGTCCTCGCGCTTATTACCGACCACCTGATTCCGGGCCGCTGGAACGACCTTCGTCCAACTACCGATTCGGAACTGCGGAAAACCACCGTACTGGCTTTTTCGCTGGCCGAAGCATCGGCTAAAATCCGAACCGGCGGGCCAAACGACGACCCCGAAGACGCGCATTTGCCAACGTGGTCGGGCGTGGTGCCGTTGCATACGGTGCGTGGCACACCTATTCCGCGCGAAGGAGGGGAACATGTATCTTTGCCAAATTATTTACCATGA
- a CDS encoding GNAT family N-acetyltransferase, translating into MNLTIRRATLADAEHIGLLGRVTFRETFGPYFEKWPDLEVYLNQTFNVAKLRGSLQKENNAFWLALADDLPVGFAKLKRFSPNHALSGEHPAQLQKIYVLSDFLAQKVGIALYDALLNEAQNSPATDLWLMSLSANERAIRFYERTGFTVVQPAKFTIGSQMFDFSLMNKPLAVI; encoded by the coding sequence ATGAATTTGACTATTCGCCGGGCTACCTTAGCCGACGCCGAACACATTGGTCTGTTAGGCCGCGTAACTTTTCGGGAAACATTCGGGCCATATTTTGAAAAATGGCCCGACTTAGAAGTTTATCTGAATCAGACATTTAACGTTGCCAAGCTGCGAGGAAGCCTCCAAAAAGAAAACAACGCATTTTGGCTCGCGCTGGCCGATGATCTGCCCGTTGGTTTTGCCAAGCTGAAACGATTTTCGCCCAACCACGCGCTATCGGGTGAGCACCCGGCGCAGTTGCAGAAAATTTACGTTCTTAGCGATTTTCTGGCTCAGAAAGTAGGCATTGCGCTGTACGACGCTCTGCTGAATGAAGCCCAAAATAGCCCGGCCACTGACCTATGGCTGATGTCGTTGAGCGCAAACGAACGCGCCATTCGGTTTTACGAGCGCACGGGCTTTACGGTGGTTCAGCCCGCAAAATTCACTATCGGCAGCCAAATGTTCGATTTTTCGTTGATGAATAAACCGTTGGCAGTAATTTGA
- a CDS encoding GNAT family N-acetyltransferase encodes MLIRPYEPTDTEALMGVFRKNVPHAFGEEETADYIQFLQDMPVSYVVAEHAGQLVGACGYFIPNDGTPARLVWIFSDPNAKGLGTGSALVRYCLNAIRQQAPNRLIECRTSQVAYRFFERFGFVLHYTRPDYWVPGLDLYYMTLPPVL; translated from the coding sequence ATGCTTATACGCCCTTATGAACCCACCGATACCGAAGCTCTGATGGGCGTTTTCCGCAAGAACGTACCCCATGCATTTGGCGAAGAAGAAACCGCCGACTATATACAGTTTTTGCAGGATATGCCAGTCAGCTACGTTGTGGCCGAACACGCAGGGCAGCTTGTGGGAGCCTGCGGGTATTTTATTCCTAACGACGGTACGCCCGCCCGCCTTGTCTGGATTTTCAGCGACCCCAATGCCAAAGGATTAGGCACAGGCAGTGCTTTAGTGCGGTACTGTCTCAACGCTATTCGGCAGCAGGCTCCTAACCGGCTCATCGAGTGTCGCACCTCTCAGGTAGCGTATCGGTTCTTCGAGCGGTTTGGTTTCGTACTTCACTATACCAGACCCGACTACTGGGTGCCGGGTCTGGATTTATACTACATGACATTGCCGCCCGTACTGTAG
- a CDS encoding universal stress protein: MKTILFAADFSDASKDALVWAKMLAKQYGANIVALHVQAIPVPDASMPVIGDLGLGTVAADTAAVHHEQLNELADTLQTEGVSCRTDLRRGAINDTILAAADEHKADLIVMGRSQMSGFFDRLMGTSATGVARFAHCPVLVVPTSEDDVTPSADLKTIVYSSPLEFDEEVVFGQVVALARVFGASLRVLHVQAENQPNLTDDAEIISQLQAVYGPEPLPVDTVKSNTVTGGIEKYLDKHPADLLVMTTRERDFLSGLLNPSLTGRMVVLSHIPLLVYQAKGDL; this comes from the coding sequence ATGAAAACCATTCTTTTCGCTGCCGACTTTTCAGATGCGTCTAAAGACGCGCTGGTTTGGGCTAAAATGCTGGCAAAACAGTATGGAGCCAATATCGTCGCGCTGCACGTACAGGCTATACCCGTTCCCGATGCGTCGATGCCCGTAATAGGCGATCTGGGTTTGGGAACGGTAGCGGCTGATACGGCGGCTGTGCATCACGAGCAGCTAAACGAACTTGCCGACACACTACAGACCGAAGGCGTCAGTTGCCGCACTGACCTGCGACGCGGGGCCATAAACGATACCATTCTGGCCGCTGCCGATGAACATAAAGCGGATCTGATCGTGATGGGCCGCAGCCAGATGAGTGGTTTTTTCGACCGACTCATGGGCACGTCGGCTACGGGGGTAGCCCGATTCGCCCATTGCCCGGTGCTGGTAGTGCCAACGAGCGAAGACGACGTAACGCCCTCGGCGGATCTGAAAACAATTGTATACAGCAGCCCGCTGGAGTTTGATGAAGAGGTTGTTTTTGGGCAGGTTGTTGCGTTAGCGCGGGTTTTCGGGGCGTCGCTACGCGTGCTGCACGTGCAGGCCGAAAACCAGCCTAACCTAACCGACGATGCCGAGATTATCAGTCAGTTGCAGGCCGTGTACGGGCCGGAGCCGCTACCCGTCGATACCGTGAAATCGAACACCGTAACGGGCGGTATTGAAAAGTATCTCGATAAACATCCCGCCGACCTGCTGGTGATGACCACCCGCGAACGCGATTTTCTGTCGGGACTGCTCAACCCCAGCCTGACGGGCCGCATGGTGGTACTCTCGCACATTCCGTTGCTGGTATATCAGGCGAAGGGCGATCTGTGA